One genomic segment of Accipiter gentilis chromosome 29, bAccGen1.1, whole genome shotgun sequence includes these proteins:
- the GPR37L1 gene encoding G-protein coupled receptor 37-like 1, with protein MPSPPPLVLLLLMLLAPGAAEIQGRAGQPGEGSTHHGQGLDEGKILPMISQDDLEVQVMKERLRRGTEEDSKLVQQYVPGVRVEFPRPLNSASLHPTKALLPSSTDPSGQQQGVPTDREGAEPRANLTTVSDKRLQIQNPLYPVTENSYSAYAVMFLSLIVFAVGIIGNLSVMCIVWHNYYMKSAWNSILASLSFWDFLILFFCLPVVIFNEITKKRLLGDVSCRIVPFMEVSSLGVTTFSLCALGIDRFHAATSPQASARPIEQCQSIIAKLAVIWVGSMTLSVPEILLWQLAQDTSPVSGVMTEYCTMKPSSNLPESVYSLVLTYQNARMWWYFGCYFCLPILFTVSCQLVTRRISGTEKKTECRGTKHTQCESHLNCTIIGLTIIYGLCTTPENVCNIVVAYMSPDMSKQTLDLLNLINQFFLFFKCSVTPVLLLCLCRPLGQAFMDCCCCCCEGCSPDTASSEGSADSKLKTEMSSSIFFDKPRESPPPLLALGTPC; from the exons ATGCCTTCACCGCCACCACTTGTTctcctgctgctgatgctgctggctccaggggctgcagaaatacaaggcagggctgggcagcctggggaaggcagcACCCACCATGGCCAGGGTCTGGATGAAGGTAAGATTCTGCCAATGATTTCCCAGGACGATCTAGAGGTCCAGGTGATGAAGGAGAGACTGCGCCGGGGGACAGAGGAGGATTCCAAGTTGGTGCAGCAGTACGTGCCGGGGGTGCGTGTGGAGTTCCCGCGGCCCCTCAACTCTGCCAGCCTGCACCCAACTAAGGCCCTGCTGCCATCCAGCACGGACCCATCTGGGCAGCAACAAGGGGTCCCAACAGACAGAGAGGGGGCAGAGCCCCGAGCCAACCTCACTACCGTGTCCGACAAGCGGTTGCAAATCCAGAACCCCTTGTACCCAGTGACGGAGAACTCCTACAGCGCCTATGCCGTGATGTTCCTGTCCCTCATCGTCTTCGCAGTGGGCATCATTGGAAACCTCTCCGTGATGTGCATCGTATGGCACAACTACTACATGAAGAGTGCCTGGAACTCCATCCTGGCCAGCCTGTCTTTCTGGGACTTCCTCATCCTCTTCTTCTGCCTGCCTGTGGTCATCTTCAACGAGATCACCAAGaagaggctgctgggggatgtgTCCTGTCGCATCGTGCCCTTCATGGAG GTATCATCGCTGGGAGTCACCACCTTCAGCCTCTGTGCCCTGGGCATCGACAGGTTCCACGCAGCCACCAGCCCCCAGGCCAGTGCCCGGCCCATCGAGCAGTGCCAGTCCATCATTGCCAAGCTGGCTGTCATCTGGGTGGGCTCCATGACACTGTCAGTGCCGGAGATCCTGCTCTggcagctggcacaggacacGTCACCTGTGTCCGGCGTCATGACGGAGTATTGCACCATGAAGCCCTCGTCCAACCTGCCCGAGTCTGTCTACTCGCTGGTGCTCACCTACCAAAATGCTCGGATGTGGTGGTACTTTGGTTGCTACTTCTGCTTGCCCATCCTCTTCACCGTGAGCTGCCAGCTGGTGACCCGGAGGATCAGTGGCACGGAGAAGAAGACCGAATGCCGAGGAACCAAGCACACCCAGTGTGAGAGTCACTTGAACTGCACCATCATCGGGCTCACCATCATCTACGGGCTCTGTACCACCCCCGAGAATGTCTGCAACATTGTGGTGGCCTACATGTCCCCTGATATGTCCAAGCAGACCTTGGACCTGCTCAACCTCATCAACcagttcttcctgttcttcaaGTGCTCCGTAACGCCCGtcctgctcctgtgcctctgcAGACCCCTGGGCCAGGCCTTCatggactgctgctgctgctgctgtgagggcTGCAGCCCTGACACTGCCTCCAGCGAGGGCAGCGCCGACAGCAAGCTCAAAACAGAGATGTCCTCCTCCATCTTCTTCGACAAGCCTCGGGagtcccctccacccctcctggccCTTGGCACACCTTGCTAA